The Rubripirellula reticaptiva DNA window GTTCTAACCACCCAGCGAATTCCACTGGAACAAGTTTTTCGCAACCTCATCGGTAACGCGATCAAACATCGCAAGCGTGATGATGGTCACGCGATCGTATCCGCTAAGCGAATTGGCGATCATTATGAATTTTCGGTCCGTGACGACGGTCCGGGCATCGCATCAGAGTATCACGAACGCATTTTTCGAATGTTTCATACGCTGCGTCCACGTGATGAAGTGGAAGCCAGCGGGATGGGGCTGGCATTATCAAAGAAGCACATTGAATCTCATGGTGGCAAGATCAGCGTCGAGTCGGCGGAAGGCGAAGGATCGGTCTTTCGCTTTACATGGCTAGCGATGTCTGAACGATCGACATGACGTTTAGTGAAAGAAGTCGCGCAGGGAAAGAATTTCGTGGGGGCAGCGAACAGGGCAAAGAATGAACTTTGAAGACAATATCTCGATTCTGCTCATCGAAGACGATGACATCGATGCAGAGTGCGTGCGAAGATCACTTCCAAAATGCACGGCACTTCACCGTGCGTCAACGCTCCAGTCCGCACTAGCAGTGCTCAGCGACATGCCGCTTGATTTGATCCTGCTCGACCCCGGCCTGCCAGACAGTTCCGGAGTCGATTCGTTTCTTCGGATTCGCGAGTCCTCGCCCGAACTTCCCATCGTTGTACTCACTGGTTTCCAGGACAAGGAGCTAGCAGTGCAAATCATCCGCCTGGGAGCTCAGGACTACCTGCTAAAGGATCAACTGGATGAGCGCGCGATGCAGGCACTACGCTTTGCCGTCGAGCGTGGACGACTTCTTCGGAAGCTGGAAGACGAACAAGCTCAGCGAGAACAACTTGCTAGTAAACTTCGTGAGCAGGAGCAAAGCCTCGCGCATCTAGGACGTGTGGCACTGATGGGTGAATTGGTAGCGGAAATCACACATGAAGTGAGCCAGCCATTGAATGTGATTTCGGCATTGGTTGGCGCGCTAGAAGTCTCGCATCAGCAAAGCGTCGTGGACACTGCGCAAAATGCAATTTTGATAAAAAACCTGTCCGATGCCAATTTGCACGCGGGTGCAATCTTACAGAGGCTTAGAGAGTTTATTCGAGACAAAACAACGACGTTCGATACGTTTGATATTAAAGAACTAATCATTTCGACAATTGATTTTGTCGATTCAGAACGTCGTCGACGAAAGATCACCATCAAGCACGATTTTACAAACGGTCGACTATTTGCTCTTGGCAACACGACGCAAATTCAACAGGTCATCGTGAATTTACTGCGGAACGCATTTGACGCAATGATGAACCTTCCTGAATCAAACCGACTGGTGACGGTTAGGGCCTATCAACAAGACAGCACCGTTTGCGTCGAAGTCATTGATCAAGGAAGTGGACTGGAACTTGAGACTGCTGCAGCCTTTTCCGCCTTTAAGACAACGAAGAGTGAGGGATTAGGCATGGGGCTGGCGATTTGCTCTCGGATACTACACAACCATCATGGTCGAATCACCCATCTGCCCAGTGATCGCCCTGGCTCGACCTTTCGCTTTGAACTTCCGAGCTCATGAGTTCCCTACCCTCAAATTCCCTGCCCTTAAATTCCCTGCCCTCAAATTCCCTGACCACTGCATTGATTGCTCTCGTCGATGATGATGCCTTGGTGCGATTCGCAACCAAGACACTCTTGGACTTCTATCAGTTCGATGTTCAAGAGTTTGATTCCGCGGAATCCCTTCTTGAAGTCGAATCACTTGCTAACTTCGATTGTTTGATCATTGACTATCGTATGCAAGGCATTTCAGGGCTGCAACTTCTTCTGGAGTTGAAAAGGCGTGAGTCGCGAATACCCGCCATCGTGGTTAGCGGATACATCAGTGACGCCGAGGCCGCTGAGTTGAGTGTTGCTGGGGCCTCGGCTATTATGGAAAAACCAGTGAAGGCAAAGGAACTTGTTGCGGAGTTAACGCGTTTAATCCAACTGCGAAAAACTCTCTAGTCAGG harbors:
- a CDS encoding response regulator; protein product: MSSLPSNSLPLNSLPSNSLTTALIALVDDDALVRFATKTLLDFYQFDVQEFDSAESLLEVESLANFDCLIIDYRMQGISGLQLLLELKRRESRIPAIVVSGYISDAEAAELSVAGASAIMEKPVKAKELVAELTRLIQLRKTL
- a CDS encoding sensor histidine kinase, yielding MNFEDNISILLIEDDDIDAECVRRSLPKCTALHRASTLQSALAVLSDMPLDLILLDPGLPDSSGVDSFLRIRESSPELPIVVLTGFQDKELAVQIIRLGAQDYLLKDQLDERAMQALRFAVERGRLLRKLEDEQAQREQLASKLREQEQSLAHLGRVALMGELVAEITHEVSQPLNVISALVGALEVSHQQSVVDTAQNAILIKNLSDANLHAGAILQRLREFIRDKTTTFDTFDIKELIISTIDFVDSERRRRKITIKHDFTNGRLFALGNTTQIQQVIVNLLRNAFDAMMNLPESNRLVTVRAYQQDSTVCVEVIDQGSGLELETAAAFSAFKTTKSEGLGMGLAICSRILHNHHGRITHLPSDRPGSTFRFELPSS